A window of Streptomyces broussonetiae genomic DNA:
CAGGTGGACTCCGGCGAGCGCGACGACCAGACCCCCGCCCAGCGCCACCGCCAGCAGAGACCAGCGTCCGGCACGCCACGGGGCGGCGATCCCGTGGCGTGCCGGACGGCGGCGCAGGTCGGCGCCGACCAGGCTCGGCAGGCGCCATACGTAGGCGAGGACGTGCACGGTCATGACGGCGGCCCAGCAGACGAAGCTCGCTTTGTGCAGCAGGAGCACCGGAACCGGGCCGGTCCCCGGGCCAAGCAGGGCCAGCGCCACTCCCGTGCCGAGGACGGCGATGCTCGTGGCGACGACCAGCGGGCCGAGCACGCGCAACAGCGGTGCCGGCGGCCCCTTGCGGCGGTACGCGGGCGATCCCGTGTAGTAGCGGTAGAACCGGTAGCCGGTCGATCCGATCTTGAGGCAGACCGGGCCGGTCAACAGCAGTCCGACGAAGAAGTGCAGCGTGAGGAGTTGCCCGAGGAAGAGGACGGGGACGCCCTCGACGGCGAACAGGACCAGCAGCACCGCGCCGGTCGCGGCGGTCAGCCGCTCGTTCCCCTCCGGCCCGCCGGGCGTCGTGCCGGTCCGCTCGAACGTGCCGTCCACCGGTGTCCTGCCGCCGATCACAGTCACTCGTCCGTCCTCCTGGTGATCAGGCCCCGCCCGGCCCGGATGGCAGTGCTCTCGCTACTCCCGCGCCGTGCGCTGGAGCGGGCAGAAGTATGACTGACGTGCGGTGAAGAACTGGATCACGTCCCCGGCGGGCGGCTGCCGGTCCGCTGCATCGCGTCACATTGGGATTCGATCCGCCCTGCGTCAGCCACATGAAATCCGGCTCCGCGCGGTCGCGCGACAGGCCGGAGTACTCGGCGGCGTCGGCAGCGATACAGCGGCACCACCACCCTGCTGTTCCTCTTTGTCGCCCGCGCGAAGTGGCGCACGCCCGTGCGGCACGCGAGGAAGCCCCGCCCCAGAGTTCATCGACCACCCCCGCGCCGGCGCCCCAGGCGACCACGGCGACGGGGCGGTGAACCTTGCAGACCGTCCGGATGAACACCTCTCGCCGACCCGACAATTTTTACAAGATGTAGTAGTTTGCGGATCGGCCGGAGCCGCCCGCGAGCGTCGCCCGGAGCCCGACCCTGCATTCCAAGCCAAAGGCCATCGATGTCCGTTCTGACCTATCCCGAAGCCGTGGGCGTAGGCCTGCTGCAAGGCGTCACCGAGCTGTTCCCCGTCTCCAGCCTGGGGCACAGCATCCTGATACCCGCACTGCTGGGCGGGCACTGGAAGCACGACCTGGACGTATCCGCCGACGGATCCCTCTACCTCAACGAGCTGGTCGGCCTCCACCTGGCCACCGCGCTCGCGCTCGTCGTCTACTTCTGGCGGGACTGGGTCCGCGTGATCAAGGGCCTCACGACCTCGGTCACCCAGCGCCGCATCCAGACCGTGGACCAGAAGCTCGCCTGGCTGATCGTCACCGCGTGCGTCCCGGTCGCCGTCGCCGGCGTCGCCCTCGACAAGGTGTTCCGCACGACGCTCGGCAAGCCCGTCCCCACCGCGATCTTCCTGGCGCTCAACGGCATCGTGCTCTTCGTCACCGAGCAGCTGCGGCGCGGTGGGTCCGGCCGCAGGCGGGCCAGGGCCTCGGTCGCCCCCGGGGAGGAGCATCTGTCGGCGGACGAGCAGTCGGACCTGCGGATCACCCGGATGACCATCCGCCAGGCCGTGACGATCGGCGCTGCCCAGATCCTCGCCCTGCTGCCCGGCATCAGCCGCTCCGGTTCCACCATCAGCGCGGGCATCTTCAAGGGCCTGGGCCACGAGGACTCGGCCCGGTTCGCGTTCCTGCTCGCCACGCCGGTCATCGGCGGCGCCGCGCTGCTCAAGCTGCCGCCGCTGCTCGGGCCGCAGGGCAACGGCCTGCGCGGTCCGCTGCTGGCGGGCAGCGTCGCCGCGTTCGTGGCGGCCTATCTCGCGACCCGCTTTCTGGTGAAGTACTTCGAGAACCGCACCCTCATCCCGTTCGCCGTCTACTGCTCGGTGGCCGGTCTGGGCAGCCTCGCGTACTTCACGCTGGCGTGACGGACCGGGCATCCGGCCCGCACATCAGCGTATGTAACAGATGCTACATTCCACAGCGTGTCGGCTGTGGAACCGGCGAGTCGCTGGCTCGTCCTCGTGATCAAACTGCCTGCCCAGCCGTCGCGGCATCGCGTGGCGGTCTGGCGGGCGCTGCGCAGGATCGGCGCGCTCACGCTCGGGCAGGGGATCTGGGCCGTGCCGGACGTGCCGGTCTTCGCCGACGGCGTCGCGCGGGCGGTCGCGCTGACCGAGCGGGCCGGCGGCCAGGTCGTGACGCTGGACGCCTCCGGGCGCGGCCCGCAGGATGCCGCAAGGCTCCAGGAGATGTTCGGTGCCGCCCGGTCGGCGAACTGGGCGGAGTTCCTGGCCGAGTGCGCCGAGTTCGAGGCGGAGATCACCAAGGAGATCCGTATCGCCAAGTTCACGCTCGCCGAACTGGAGGAAGAGGAGCAGTCGCTGGAGCGGCTGCGACGGTGGCACCGGGACCTGACGGCACGCGACGTGTTCGGGACCTGCGAGGCAGCCGAGGCCGGCGAGCGGCTCAAGCGGTGCGCGGTCATCTGCGAGGACTACGCCGAGCGCGTCTTCGCCGCCTTGCACCAGGTCCCGGGGACGGAACGGTGAGCACGGCATCGGCGGGGCATGCGGCTGCGGCCAAGCACATGTGGCCGCTGTATGCCGCCGGCTTCACCACCGCCTTCGGGGCGCACGGG
This region includes:
- a CDS encoding undecaprenyl-diphosphate phosphatase — protein: MSVLTYPEAVGVGLLQGVTELFPVSSLGHSILIPALLGGHWKHDLDVSADGSLYLNELVGLHLATALALVVYFWRDWVRVIKGLTTSVTQRRIQTVDQKLAWLIVTACVPVAVAGVALDKVFRTTLGKPVPTAIFLALNGIVLFVTEQLRRGGSGRRRARASVAPGEEHLSADEQSDLRITRMTIRQAVTIGAAQILALLPGISRSGSTISAGIFKGLGHEDSARFAFLLATPVIGGAALLKLPPLLGPQGNGLRGPLLAGSVAAFVAAYLATRFLVKYFENRTLIPFAVYCSVAGLGSLAYFTLA
- a CDS encoding Chromate resistance protein ChrB codes for the protein MSAVEPASRWLVLVIKLPAQPSRHRVAVWRALRRIGALTLGQGIWAVPDVPVFADGVARAVALTERAGGQVVTLDASGRGPQDAARLQEMFGAARSANWAEFLAECAEFEAEITKEIRIAKFTLAELEEEEQSLERLRRWHRDLTARDVFGTCEAAEAGERLKRCAVICEDYAERVFAALHQVPGTER